The genomic stretch TTTAACTCTAAACAATTCGAAAGTAACTCTAACaaccctattgacaactctaacaggaTTGAAAAGTAATTTAAATTAACTTTTATCTCtaattcatatctctcaaatattattattattattattattattattattattattattattattattattattattattattattattattattattattattattattattattattattcatactaACAGGGCCGTCTCAattttttggaggccctgtgtaggTTAGTCATGGTTCAACCACGACAAAATAATTATAGGCCCTATTTAACCATATTTTAATAGTGGCAAAGATTTATGAGGCCTATTTAGTAACAATTTAACCATAAAAAATTTGAGGTCCTGTGCGGTAGACCGTCTTGCAAGCCCTCAAAGACGGCCGTGCATACTAATAAAATACTTATAAAATGTTATAAATTAGTAAACTGAaataagatttttaatttaaacgtGAGTTTATATAAGTGCCAAAACTATAAACATGATCCTATCCATTGTTATGTAAATGACGCTATAGTGTTTTACCAATTCCCATATCTATTAATTGTACTATCTACCCAATTGTTATGTCTAACAAAATATAGGCTGCTACAGTGTCAACTCGTTACATACCAATGGTTATATCTATTAAAACATGGGCGGTACAGTGCTAATAGAAAAATGATAATAGTACAACATATATATATTGATGAACTAAGAACATGATGTACCAATACTACCAATTGAAACGTGGTATAACTCATGTATTGCTACAGTATGCATATGAGGGTGTTCCCCTCGGCACTATGATAGGTGTTTCTCGTCATAGCAAGGGGACGGTCGTTCCTCTACGGCGTCTCAATTCCAGAAAATTATTATTACAACATCACAAATTTGTCCTCACCACAGAGAATATTCGTcaatcataatttcaattcaggCAAGGTAGTCACCGAACACTAACCAGCAATATCATTAAAACAGAGAAATTTCCAACCCAAGAACACAAAATTATTCATACATAGCAGACAAGTTTTCAATCAAAACACAGAGAATAAAATTCCCCAAAtccacatacaatccatcatgtccctatttatagagcaagaaccccacccttacctttggatcgaAGGTTGCTCAAAATCGTCCCGATCGAAAATCCCCAAGATTCCTCTTCCTGAGTTCACTGCTATGCTCTCCTAATTTCTCCCTCTTTTGCTGGTTGTTCTTCTAATTGGTGTTATGACTCAATGTTTCTAAACCTAATATAATACTTCTCTAATATTCAATTTGGGCCACCTCTCAAAACACACGTGCACACTTACAGcccaataattttattttattaaaactccaaatttactcgttaactcttattttacggtctaattttatttgctctgaaaatttccaaaataatactcgacactctaataatatttctaatactaaaaatattaaaaatctcgatTAATTGTCGaaccgctatcccgaactaataccgactaaattgtCCTAAAATACGAAAATTTCACTAAATActccaaacgtctaaattaagcgaataatcgaattttcgggcgttacaactctcccccacttaaaagattttcgtcctcgaaaattcatccGATACCACCATCCTTAACTTCGTTCTAGTTTCCGACTCTCCGATTCCCAAATTGTGCTTGGCAACACTCTAACTACCATTCCTTCGAAACGAGGAAACTCAACAAGGtttaaatctaacatactaatcATTCAACACAATTAGGAACATTGAAACAACTAGCAGCACCAATAATCAACGATAGTAATTAAAGTATTACTAATGAAATACGCACCTCCGGTATTCCTGTCCTCATTAGCTGTTTGAGTCCCAGCTAAAGCGAATACTTTTCCACTTCCTGGTTCCCTTTTCGGTTTCTGACACTTGCTACTAATAtgcccttcttcaccacagttgaaacaaataACTTCCTTATGTCTACAATCAGTAGTTACGTGTCCTGTCTTACCACAACGGAAACATCTTTTCTCCCCAGCAGTACATACATCACTCTTGTGGCCAGGTTCTCCACATTTGAAGCAAATCACGCTAGCAGGAGCtcctcccccactagttctcttgccATTAGCCACTTCTACTTTTCCCTTTCCAACTGGAGCATCATAAGGTGTGCTACGGTTCTGCTTACCTCTCCTATCCTTGACAAGCTTGTAATGTGCATTATGATCTTCTTCATAAATCCTGCAACTATCAACCAAATTAGGAAAGATACGAATCTTCGGATACCCAACAGCTTTCTTGATCTCAGAGCGTAATCcgttctcaaacttaatgcactttgAAAACTCAGCACCCGCCCCATTATAATACGGGTAGAATTTAGCCAACTCAGTgaactttgcagcatactctgTCACTGACATACTCCCCTGTTTCAGCTCaaggaactcaatctctttctttCCCCAAACATCTTCAGGATAATacttcctcagaaactctctgcgGAACACATCCCAAGTGATCTCTTCACCCGCCACCTCCAATCTCTGACGAGTCTCtagccaccagtcgtcagcttcgaCTGCCAACATATGAGttccataccgaaccttctgcaCCTGAGTGCAGTCCATCACGCGGAagattctctcaatctccttcaaccACTCCAATGCGCCGTCGGGGTCATGCTTGCCTTTGAAGACCGGCGGATTCTCCCTCTGAAAAGTCGCCAAACTGCGGGATCCAGCATTCTCATTAGCATTTGGCTGATTTGCCAAAGCCTGAGCCATAGCCTCCAAGGCGGCAGCAATCGCAGCATCGTTTCTCCCAGCCATCTTAACTTAGCACTACAACAGAAATAACAGTCAGATAAAAGTAATTAACAATACTCGATTGTTAACTAACTAGTAGCAGGAATTgttatgaatatgtacttaacccctaggtacatggttcgattcctgcggaaggcaaaaacaatatttcctgggcagccgataagcggacctaggggggattattgattaagctggtgacatgcttggtaggccggaagccctgcggggtaagcggaaatccagggtgttacattaaaaaggcgcctttttaatgtaacaccctggatttccgcttaccccgcagggcttccggcctaccaagcatgtcaccagcttaatcaataatcccccctaggtccgcttatcggctgcccaggaaatattgtttttgccttccgcaggaatcgaaccatgtacctaggggtttaagtacatattcatagcaattcctgctaccacttgaccatatggtcaagtggtagcaggaattgctatgaatatgtacttaaacccctaggtacatggttcgattcctgcggaaggcaaaaacaatatttcctgggcagccgataagcggacctaggggggattattgattaagctggtgacatgcttggtaggccggaagccctgcggggtaagcggaaatccagggtgttacagtaAATAAGGAGGCAGCTTTGAGTAACAGATTTAGAAGGAGGAAAGTGGTGGTATCCAAGTCTCTAAGGCATTTGTGTGGGCCAGTCTTTCCAAAGAAACCTAGGCCCAAGAAATTTGGTAATTTAACTCAGGCCCAAAATCCTGTTCATACGGATCATTTTCCCTCTGGCCTAGTTTTGAACGGTGGTAATTCTGCTTCAACGCCAGCACGGGAGACCGATATCGGCTATGCTCATGGAGAGATTTCTAGTGAGTCTAATATCATCCGTTGCAATAACAGGCTGAAACTTCATCTTCGTCCCCCATCGGAGGACAAAATGTTCAGTGCTCTAATCAATTTAGGAGTGGGAGCGGGCAGTATGGGAAAGGGCTTGAAGGAGATGCTTTCTGATCAGATTCAGGACCATCAGAGGATCGTGGTAGGAAGGAAGGCGACATCTCAAAATTCTTAATGATTATAGGAAGTCTAAACATCAGGGGAGGAGGCAGTAAGTTGAAGTGGAAACGGATTTGCAATATTATCAATAAGGGTCGTGCAGACATTTTTCTGATCCAAGAATCGAAATTAACGGAGATTTCGGAGTCGTTGGCCAATAGTTTATGGGGAGGACAGGACTTTGGTTACTCTTTTTCCCCATCGGTTGGTGCTGCGGGTGGTTTACTGATCCTGTGGAAATTGTCTACAGTTTCGGTCGAGTCGAGTTTTCGCGAATTCGGATACTTGGGGGTTAAGGTCAGTTGCCAGAATTTCTCTTTTTTTGTCGTGAATATTTATTCATCCTGTGCCTTGGCTGAGAAGAGGATTTTGTGGAGAGATTTGCTGAACCTGAAAAATAAACACACTGATGGTGAATGGTTATTTGGGGGAGACTTTAACACCGTGAAATCTAGAAATGAGAGGGTTGGAAGATCTGCTGCCAGCACCGATTCTGAGAGGAGATATTTTTCGGAGTTCATAGATAGTTCCGGCCTTAATGATGTTCCGTGTAAAGGTCGCAAATTTAGTTGGTATAGTGGGGATGGGAGATCAAAGAGCAGGATAGACAGGTTCCTAGTATCCGATACTTTAGTTTCTATGTGGGGAGTTGTTGGCCAATTCATCGGTTCCCGGGATATTTCCGACCATTGCCCGATTTGGTTAGAAGTCGATAAAGAGGATTGGGGGCCTAAACCTTTTAAGTTCAACACCGAATGGTTTTCAAACAAGAATTTCTTGCCGTTTGTCGAAAAGGAGTGGAAGGAGATGGAGGTGTTTGGAAGGGGAGATTTTGTCTTGAAAGAAAAAATCCGGCTTTTGAGAGATAAATTGAGATGGTGGAATAAAAATGTGTTTGGTAGG from Vicia villosa cultivar HV-30 ecotype Madison, WI linkage group LG4, Vvil1.0, whole genome shotgun sequence encodes the following:
- the LOC131596863 gene encoding uncharacterized protein LOC131596863, translated to MAGRNDAAIAAALEAMAQALANQPNANENAGSRSLATFQRENPPVFKGKHDPDGALEWLKEIERIFRVMDCTQVQKVRYGTHMLAVEADDWWLETRQRLEVAGEEITWDVFRREFLRKYYPEDVWGKKEIEFLELKQGSMSVTEYAAKFTELAKFYPYYNGAGAEFSKCIKFENGLRSEIKKAVGYPKIRIFPNLVDSCRIYEEDHNAHYKLVKDRRGKQNRSTPYDAPVGKGKVEVANGKRTSGGGAPASVICFKCGEPGHKSDVCTAGEKRCFRCGKTGHVTTDCRHKEVICFNCGEEGHISSKCQKPKREPGSGKVFALAGTQTANEDRNTGGAYFISNTLITIVDYWCC